Proteins encoded in a region of the Benincasa hispida cultivar B227 chromosome 2, ASM972705v1, whole genome shotgun sequence genome:
- the LOC120071128 gene encoding protein Dr1 homolog isoform X1 — protein sequence MEPMDIVGKSKEDASLPKATMTKIIKEMLPPDVRVARDAQDLLIECCVEFINLVSSESNEVCSKEEKRTIAPEHVLKALEVLGFSEYIEEVYAAYEQHRLETMKLLQQDSLKGGKWSNGAEMTEEEALAEQQRMFAEARARMNGSNTAPKQPEPEQSLES from the exons ATGGAGCCGATGGACATAGTTGGAAAGTCTAAAGAGGACGCCTCGCTTCCTAAGG cgACTATGACCAAAATTATCAAAGAGATGTTGCCCCCTGATGTACGGGTTGCAAGAGACGCCCAAGATCTTCTAATTGAGTGTTGTGTAG AGTTTATAAATCTTGTATCATCCGAGTCTAATGAAGTTTGtagcaaagaagaaaaaagaacaatTGCACCTGAGCACGTGCTGAAGGCTCTTGAG GTGCTTGGTTTTAGTGAATACATTGAGGAAGTTTATGCTGCATATGAACAACACAGGCTCGAAACTATG AAACTTCTGCAGCAAGACTCATTGAAAGGTGGGAAGTGGAGTAATGGCGCGGAGATGACCGAAGAAGAAGCTTTGGCTGAGCAGCAAAGAATGTTTGCCGAGGCACGTGCAAGAATGAATGGCAGTAACACTGCACCCAAGCAACCGGAGCCTGAGCAAAGTTTAGAGAGCTAA
- the LOC120071127 gene encoding protein MIZU-KUSSEI 1: MALESSSRRHFHWTRKVSNEDEDDSTFNSSESAVEQKEENAKPISQEPEEQQQVRAQLTRRKLQQLAVSRFRSVLTALGRNRNTRHSLRSRVVGTLFGSRQGHVHFAFQRDPNSHPAFLIELATPISGLVKEMASGLVRIALECDKEKDENKKPGRRLLEEPVWRTFCNGKKCGFASRRECGPKELKILKAVEPISMGAGVLPVNKGTEGSGGCSGEGEGGSDGEIMYMRAKFERIVGSRDSEAFYMMNPDSNGAPELSIYLLRV; encoded by the coding sequence ATGGCTCTGGAATCCTCCTCCAGAAGGCACTTCCATTGGACAAGGAAGGTTAGTAATGAAGATGAAGACGATTCCACCTTCAACTCCTCAGAATCTGCTGTAGAACAAAAGGAGGAGAACGCCAAGCCCATTTCACAGGAGCCAGAGGAACAGCAGCAGGTGCGAGCACAATTGACCAGGAGGAAACTGCAACAGCTCGCTGTCTCTCGGTTCCGTTCGGTTCTCACTGCCCTTGGCCGCAACCGTAACACACGGCACAGTCTCCGTTCTCGAGTGGTTGGAACACTATTTGGTTCCCGCCAGGGGCATGTTCATTTTGCATTTCAGAGAGATCCCAATTCACATCCAGCTTTCTTGATTGAGCTCGCTACTCCAATCAGTGGTCTGGTGAAGGAAATGGCATCTGGATTGGTTCGAATTGCACTGGAATGTGATAAAGAGAAAGATGAGAACAAGAAACCAGGAAGGAGACTGCTTGAAGAGCCTGTTTGGAGGACATTTTGCAATGGGAAGAAATGTGGCTTTGCGTCAAGGAGAGAATGTGGACCCAAGGAGTTGAAGATCTTGAAGGCTGTGGAACCAATTTCCATGGGTGCGGGCGTTTTACCGGTGAACAAAGGCACCGAGGGCAGTGGCGGTTGCAGCGGGGAAGGAGAAGGTGGATCAGATGGTGAGATTATGTACATGAGGGCAAAGTTTGAGAGAATTGTAGGCTCAAGGGATTCTGAAGCTTTCTACATGATGAACCCAGACAGTAATGGAGCTCCTGAGCTCAGTATCTATTTACTAAGAGTATAA
- the LOC120071128 gene encoding protein Dr1 homolog isoform X2, whose amino-acid sequence MEPMDIVGKSKEDASLPKATMTKIIKEMLPPDVRVARDAQDLLIECCVEFINLVSSESNEVCSKEEKRTIAPEHVLKALEVLGFSEYIEEVYAAYEQHRLETMQDSLKGGKWSNGAEMTEEEALAEQQRMFAEARARMNGSNTAPKQPEPEQSLES is encoded by the exons ATGGAGCCGATGGACATAGTTGGAAAGTCTAAAGAGGACGCCTCGCTTCCTAAGG cgACTATGACCAAAATTATCAAAGAGATGTTGCCCCCTGATGTACGGGTTGCAAGAGACGCCCAAGATCTTCTAATTGAGTGTTGTGTAG AGTTTATAAATCTTGTATCATCCGAGTCTAATGAAGTTTGtagcaaagaagaaaaaagaacaatTGCACCTGAGCACGTGCTGAAGGCTCTTGAG GTGCTTGGTTTTAGTGAATACATTGAGGAAGTTTATGCTGCATATGAACAACACAGGCTCGAAACTATG CAAGACTCATTGAAAGGTGGGAAGTGGAGTAATGGCGCGGAGATGACCGAAGAAGAAGCTTTGGCTGAGCAGCAAAGAATGTTTGCCGAGGCACGTGCAAGAATGAATGGCAGTAACACTGCACCCAAGCAACCGGAGCCTGAGCAAAGTTTAGAGAGCTAA